GTGGGACAAGGTCGTAGGCGCCCAAGTCAAGTAACTCTCCCTGATCTCCGCGCGGACTCCTCGCCGCGCGGAGGTCTTCATTTTCATCAAAGATACGGCCACCCATGACTGATGTCGTTGACGCCAAGACGCTGCCCATTGAACGCCCGCAATCTGCTTTGTGGCGCGGCTTCCTGCCGTGGTTGGGTCTCGCACCTTTCACCATTTTCGTATTGCTGTTCCTCATCCTGCCGACGATGAATATCGTGGCCGGTGCTTTCCAGACCGCAGATGGCAGCTTTACATTTCAAAACATAATCGACCTGAACACATCGAACATCCTCGGCGCGTTCTGGGTGTCGATGAAGATTTCATTTTTGACAGCGCTTCTGGGCTGCGTGATTGGCTTGCTGCTGGCTGCTGCGGTCACCAAAGGTGGCTTGCCATCCTGGCTGCGCGATACGACCATGACATTCTCCGGAGTGGCTTCAAATTTTGCCGGCGTTCCGTTGGCCTTCGCATTCATCGCCACGTTTGGCCGCCTGGGCCTCGTGACCCTGATCTTCCGTGACTGGTTCAATATCAATCTTGCTGCCAGCGGCTTTAACCTCATCAGCTTTACCGGTCTGGCGCTGACATATCTGTATTTCCAGATCCCGCTCATGGTACTGATCGTGACGCCTGCTCTGGACGGAATGAAGCGCGAATGGCGCGAAGCTGCAGACAGTCTGGGCGCCTCAGGCACGCAATATGTCACAATGGTGGCGCTGCCGATCCTGTGGCCCACATTGCTTGGTACGTTCGCCCTGTTGTTCGCCAATGCCTTTGGTGCTGTCGCTACGGCGATGGCGCTGACTGGATCTTCACTGTCGCTGATGCCGATTGTTCTTTTCGCGCAGATCCGTGGCGACGTATTGCAGAATCCGCATCTCGGTTACGCCATTGCCTTCGCCATGATCGCCATCACCGGTGTTGCCAACCTGATCTATATCGTGCTGCGCGGCCGCGCTGAAAGGTGGCAGAAATGAAGGCGACGAAAATCTGGTCGTGGATCATCTTCGTCATCGGCGTCATCTATTTCCTGCTGCCGCTGATCGCCACGTTTGAATTCTCGCTGCGCGCGCGGCGCGGCGTCTATTCCTTCGACGCCTACCAGAATGTGCTGGGTGATCCGCAATTCCGGGAGACCTTTGGCTTTTCACTGGTGGCTGCCGTAGCGACAATCATTATCGGCTCGCTGATCGTGGTACCAACGGCTTATTGGGTGCGCCTGCGGCTGCCGCAAGCACGTTCGCTGGTGGAGTTCATCACGCTACTGCCGCTGATCATTCCGGCCATCGTTATCGTGTTCGGCCATATCCGCATGTTCAACACGTCCAGCTTCTTGCCGCTGCTGGGCTCGGTGCCCGGTACCAATGTGCTGCTGGTGTTTGGTTATGCTGTGTTGTCGCTGCCCTATATGTACCGCGCGGTGGATACCGGCTTGCGCACCATCGACGTGCGCACTTTGACCGAAGCCGCGCAGAGCCTTGGGGGAGGGTGGTTCACTGTCCTCTTCCGGGTGATTTTTCCGAACTGCTTTGTCGCCGTCGTATCAGGCGCCTTCCTGACCTTTGCCATCGTCATCGGTGAATATGTTTTTGCGGCACTGCTCAACCGCCCGGCATTCGGCCCCTACATGGTCTGGATGGGTGGCAACAAGGCCTATGAACCGGCGGCCCTTGCCGTCATCGCTTTCGCCATCACCTGGGGCTGCATGGGTCTCATCCAGATGGCAACCCGCTTCTCAAAACACAACATGGTCAAACGCTGATGTCCTACTTGCAACTCCACAATATCACCAAGAGCTATGGCCAGACGCAAATCGTCAAGGGCTTCGACCTGGATATCGCCAAGGGCGAGTTCGTGTCCTTCCTTGGACCATCGGGCTGCGGCAAGACAACCGTGCTGCGCATGGTGGCTGGCTTTGAAGCGCCGACGTCGGGCTCGATCACCATCGAGGGCAAGGACATTGTTTCGCTGCGGGCGAGCCAACGCAATATCGGCCTGGTGTTCCAGGCCTACGCGTTGTTCCCGAACATGACGGTGGCGAAGAATGTGGGCTTTGGCCTCAAGGTTGCCGGTGAAAAGGCTGACGTGATCGAAGCGCGCGTCAAGGAAATGCTCTATCTGGTTGGCCTTTCAGACAAAGGCGACCGCTATCCCTTCCAGCTTTCGGGCGG
This genomic interval from Aestuariivirga litoralis contains the following:
- a CDS encoding ABC transporter permease, producing MTDVVDAKTLPIERPQSALWRGFLPWLGLAPFTIFVLLFLILPTMNIVAGAFQTADGSFTFQNIIDLNTSNILGAFWVSMKISFLTALLGCVIGLLLAAAVTKGGLPSWLRDTTMTFSGVASNFAGVPLAFAFIATFGRLGLVTLIFRDWFNINLAASGFNLISFTGLALTYLYFQIPLMVLIVTPALDGMKREWREAADSLGASGTQYVTMVALPILWPTLLGTFALLFANAFGAVATAMALTGSSLSLMPIVLFAQIRGDVLQNPHLGYAIAFAMIAITGVANLIYIVLRGRAERWQK
- a CDS encoding ABC transporter permease yields the protein MKATKIWSWIIFVIGVIYFLLPLIATFEFSLRARRGVYSFDAYQNVLGDPQFRETFGFSLVAAVATIIIGSLIVVPTAYWVRLRLPQARSLVEFITLLPLIIPAIVIVFGHIRMFNTSSFLPLLGSVPGTNVLLVFGYAVLSLPYMYRAVDTGLRTIDVRTLTEAAQSLGGGWFTVLFRVIFPNCFVAVVSGAFLTFAIVIGEYVFAALLNRPAFGPYMVWMGGNKAYEPAALAVIAFAITWGCMGLIQMATRFSKHNMVKR